A region of the Variovorax sp. 54 genome:
CGACAGCAGCTGCAACCACCACAACGGGCGGCCGTCGCCGGGCCATGCGATGGACAGGGCCTGCGCCACGCCCGCGAGGCCGAAGCCGAGCAGGCGCAGGAAACCGCTGGCGGCGGAGGAAGGGGAAGAAGATGGCGAGACGCGGGCCGGGGCCGCTGCTGCGGGCGCCGGCATCAGTCGGCCGCGTCGCCGCCGCGCGCCGGCGACACCCGGAACCAGCGCACCGCGCCGCCCTTGGTGTGCAGCACGACGAAGTCGAAGCCGCCGATGGCGTGGTGCTCGCCGCGCTTGGGCACGTGGCCCATCTCGTGCGCGATGAGTCCGCCGATGGTGTCGAAGTCTTCGCTCAGCTGTTCTTCGTTGAAGACGATGCCGAAAGCCTCGGCCACGCGCTCGATGGGCGTGTCGCCCGAGACGCGGTAGGTGTGGTCGGCCAGGCCGAAGATGTCGCCCTCGTCTTCGGCGATGTCGAACTCGTCTTCGATCTCGCCGACGATCTGCTCGAGCACGTCCTCGATGGTGATGAGGCCGGCCACGCGGCCGAACTCGTCGATGACGATGGCCAGGTGGTTGCGGTTGCCGCGGAACTCACGCAGCAGGTCGTTCAGGCCCTTGCTCTCGGGCACGAAGGTGGCCGGACGCAGCAGCGCGCGAATGTTCAGGCCCGGCGCGCGCTGCAGCTTGAGCAGGTCTTTCGCGAGCAGGATGCCGATGATGTTTTCTTTTTCGCCCTCGTAGACCGGAAAGCGCGAGTGCGCGGTCTGGATCACCGAGTGCAGCAGCGCATCGAAGGGCGCGTCGATGTTCACGAGGTCCATGCGCGGGGCGGCGACCATCACGTCGCCGGCCGTCATGTCGGCCATGCGCAGCACGCCTTCGAGCATCACGCGCGATTCGGCGCCGATCACTTCGTTGTCCTCGGCGTCGGCGAGGGTTTCGATCAGCTCGTCGCGTGAATCGGGGCCGGGGTGGATGAATTCGGCGAGCTTCTGGAGAAAGCCACGCTTGTCTTCCCGTTCAACGGGAGCGCGTTCAGGGTGAGGGTCGGCCACTGCGGGAGGGCGGAGTTGAAGAAAGGCAAGGATAACGGATTGCGCATGACAGGCTCTACCGTCCGGCCGGCATAGGCCGGCCCTGCCCGCTCAAGGTGCTGATTTGCCGCGGGCTTCGCGCATGCCGCTGCGCACTTCCTGCACGCTCGCGAGGAAGGCCCAGAACTGCTTGGCGCGGCTCTTGAGCGCGAAATCGACCGCAGCGTAGTGTTCCAGCGCGATCTCGCTCATGCGGCTGTCGAAGGTGGCGGTGGGCAGCTGCAGGTGGGCTTCCGACTCCGAGCCGCTGCGCACCACGGTGGCGCCGGCGTTGCGGGCGATCTTGAGCATGGCCGCGTTTTCGCTCAGCGCATGGATGAAGAGCATGCCCACGCCTTCGTTGCGCGCGGCCACCACGGCACGCTCGAACAGGCGCGCGCCGTAGCCGCGGCCGCGGGCATGCGCCGACACGGACACGCCGAACTCGGCGCAGTCGCTGTGCTCGTCGCCGGGCGCGTAGGCCACGTGCGCCATCGCGATCAGGTCGAGGCGGCGGTTGTAGATGCCGAACAGTTCGTCGCGGTCGAAGTCCAGGCCTTCGACGTAGCGCAAGACCTGTTCGTCGGCCGCGGCATAGCCGAAGCGCAGGTAGCGGTCGTGCGGGGTCAGGTCGAGCAGGTGGCGCGCGATGCGCTCGCGTTCGCGCGGGCCGATCGAGCGGATCGGCACCATGACGGGCGGTGGCGCGCTGACGGCGCGCGGCTGCGCTTCAACCATCGGCGCCTTCAGGAAAGAGCCGAGGCCGAGAGACGCTTTGAGGAGGGTCTTGGCGGTAAGCATGGTTCAAATGTAAGGGTTTTCCCTTAATCACCAAGCCCATCAGGACACTTTCTGGACGCATTCGTGACTCGATACCAGAGCCCGTGGTCTTTACGCAACCAATTTGTGGTTAAACGGGCACAGATGTTGTGGCTTTGACACGATCGAGCACAAAGCTGGTCTTGCAGTCTTGGACGCTGGGGTGCTTGAGCAGGGTGTCCATGATGAAGCGGCTGTAGTGCGCCATGTCGGCCACCACGACGCGCAGCAGGTAGTCCATGTCGCCGGTGAGCGCGGCGCACTCGACCACCTCGGGCCAGGTCTGTACGCTGGCGCGGAACAGGTCCATGGGGTTGCGCTTGTGGCTTTCGGTGTGCTTTTCGAGCCGCACGTTCAGGTAGGCGGTGAGGCCCAGGCCGACCGCCTCAGGCTGAACCAGGGCCACGTAGCGGTCGATGACCTTGTGCTCTTCAAGCCGCTTGACCCGCCGCAGCACGGCGCTGGGCGACAGGCTGACCTGCTCGGCGATCTGGTCGTAGGTGGCGCGGCCGTCTGCTTGCAGCATGCGCAGAATGAGTCGATCGATCTTGTCGAGTGCTTCCATTTCGCCATTTTTGCAGTTTTCATGCGTCATGACCATCAGAGGCGCCCAGAAACGCAGAAAACCTGAAAGCCTTCCGACCTACAGTGCAGCACGGCCCGAATCCGGGCCTTTGTTTTCCTTTCTGCACAACTTTCCCCACTTTTCGGAGACAGCACCCATGAGCCACACCGACGCCCCCGCCTTCACGCCCTGGGAGAACCCGATGGGCACCGACGGTTTCGAATTCATCGAATACGCGGCACCCGATCCGGTCGCGATGGGCCAGGTGTTCGAGCGCATGGGCTTCGTGGCCATCGCCAAGCACCGCCACAAGAACGTGCTGCTGTACCGCCAGGGCACGATCAACTTCATCCTGAACGCCGAGCCCGATTCGTTCGCCCAGCGTTTCGCACGCGAGCACGGCCCGAGCGTGTGCGCCATCGCCTTCCGCGTGCAGGACGCCAAGCAGGCCTACGAGCGCGCCACCGCGCTGGGCGCCTGGGGCTTCGCCGACAAGGCCGGCCCGGGCGAGCTGAACATTCCCGCAATCAAGGGCATCGGCGACAGCCTGATCTACCTGGTGGACCGCTGGCCCGGCAAGAACGGCGCGCAGCCGGGCGACATCGGCAACATCGGCTTCTACGACGTGGACTTCGAGGCGCTGCCGGGCGTGTCGTCGCAGGACGCGCTCACGCGCAAGGGCAACGGCCTGACCTACATCGACCACCTGACGCACAACGTGTACCGCGGCCGCATGGACGTGTGGGCGAACTTCTACGAGAAGCTCTTCAACTTCCGCGAAGTGAAGTACTTCGACATCGAAGGCCAGGTGACGGGCGTGAAGAGCAAGGCCATGACCAGCCCCTGCGGCAAGATCCGCATCCCGATCAACGAAGAGGGCAAGGAACAGGCCGGCCAGATCCAGGAGTACCTGGACATGTACAAGGGCGAGGGCATCCAGCACATCGCCATGGGCTCGGACGACCTGTACGAGAGCGTCGACGCGCTGCGCGCCAACGGCGTGACGCTGCTGGACACCATCGACACGTACTACGAGCTGATCGACAAGCGCATTCCCGAGCACGGCGAAAGCGTGGCCGAGCTGAAGAAACGCAAGATCCTGATCGACGGCAAGAAGGACGCACTGCTGCTGCAGATCTTCAGTGAGAACCAGCTGGGCCCGATCTTCTTCGAGTTCATCCAGCGCAAGGGCGACGACGGCTTCGGCAACGGCAACTTCAAGGCGCTGTTCGAGAGCATCGAGCTCGACCAGATGCGCCGCGGCGTGCTGAGCGCCGCAAAATAAGGCGCTTCACCACTGCCCTGGAGCCCGGCATGCGCCACGCGTCTTCTTCGACTGTCGTCACTTCCTTCGTCGCGGCAGCCGCCGCTGCGGTCGTGCTCTCGGGCTGTGCCTCGGCGCCGCCTGCGGCCGGCCCGGGTGCCTCGCACCTGGACACGGTGCAGAAGGCGGCGGTGCTGCTCATCTGCACGCCGGGCGACTACCGGCCCTTCAGCTTCCAGAAGGCCGACGCCTCGTTCGAAGGCATCGACGTCGACCTGATGGCGGGCTTCAGCGCCAGCCTCGGCGCCAAGCCCGAGTGGGTCAAGACGACCTGGGCCAACCTGCTGCCCGACCTGGCTGCAGGCAAGTGCGACATCGCCGTGGGCGGCGTGTCGGTGACCACCGACCGCCAGAAGCGCGCCTTCTTCAGCGCGCCCTACATGGTCAACGGCAAGACGCCCATCGCGCGCTGCGCCGACGTGGCCAAGTACCAGAGCGTAGCGGCCATCGACCAGCCGTCGACCCGCGTGATCTTCAATCCGGGCGGCAGCAACGAACGCTTCGCCCGCACCAATTTCAAGCAGGCCAAGCTCACGCTGCACGGCGAGAACGTCACGATCTTCGACGAGATCCTGGCCAACCGCGTCGACGTGTTCGTCACCGAATCGGCCGAAGCCATCACGCAGCAGAAGCTCAAGCCCGGGCTGTGCGCGGTGAACCCCGACAAGCCGCTGCAGTACGGCGAGATGGCCTGGATGCTGCCGCGCGACGACGTGGCTTTCAAATCGTATGTCGACCAATGGCTGCACCTGCAGCAAGCCGGCGGCGACTTCCAGCGCGTGATGGACCGCTGGCTCAAATAACCCGAGAAACCGGACGCCCCATGGATACCCCCGCCGCCGTTGTCACCCCCGCCGTCTATGGCGCCTCCGATCGCCCGCCGCGCGGCGACTACTCGCGCGGCGGTTCGGTGCAAGCCGACTACACCTGCCCGCAAGACTGGGCCAGCTACACGGCAGCCGACCACGACACCTACAAGCGGCTGTACGAACGCCAGGCCGCGCAGCTGCCGGGCCTGGCCTGCGACGCCTTCATCCAGGCGCTGCCGCTGCTCGGCGTGAAAGACCGCATCCCGCGCTTCGAGGAGCTCAACGAGCGCCTGCACCGCGCCACCGGCTGGGAGATCGTGGCGGTGCCGGGGCTGATTCCCGAGCTGCCCTTCTTCACGTTGCTGGCGAACCGCAAGTTCCCCGTGACCGACTGGATCCGCAAGCCCGAAGAGTTCGACTACATCGTCGAGCCCGATGTGTTCCACGATCTGTTCGGCCACGTGCCGATGCTGTTCGACCCGACCTTCGCCGACTACGTGCAGCGCTACGGCCAGGGCGGCATGAAGGCACACGAGCTGGGTGCCGGCGAGAAGCTGGCGCGCCTGTACTGGTACACGGTCGAGTTCGGCCTGATCCGCCAGCCCGAGGGCCTGCGCGCCTACGGCGCCGGCATCCTGAGTTCGGTCGGCGAGCTGCAGCACGCGGTGCGCAGCCCCGAGCCGCACCGCCTGCCGCTCGACCTGCTGCGCACCATGCGCACGCAATACAAGATCGACACCTACCAGGCCAACTACTTCGTGATCGAGAACTTCGCGCAGCTCTTCGATCTCACGGCACCCGACTTCACGCCGCTGTACCGCGCGCTCGAAGTCGAGGCCGACATCCCGGCCGGCGTGCTGCTGCCGGGCGAATCCGGCAACGCCTGATCGCATCGCAATGACCCGGGCGCACACGGCGGCTATCGCCTGCGCGACACCCGGCATGCGCCCCTAGGACAAGCCCGCTGGCGGGTGGGAGGCATTGGCTCCCACAATCCGCGCCAAAGGAGCTTGCATGCAGACATCCGCGCAACAGAACTATCCGGCCGGCGTGCCGCACGAGATTCATCCGGAGCAGTACCGCTCCCTGCCTCACATGTTCGACGAGGCCTTCGGCCGCTACAAGGACCGGCCGTTTTCGGTCTGCATGGAGCGCTGGATGTCGTACGGCGAGCTCGACGAGCTCTCCAAAGCGATGGGGGCCTGGCTGCAGTCGCGTGGCCTCGAGCCCGGCGCGCGGGTGGCGATCATGCTGCCCAACGTGCCTCAGTTTGCGGTCACGATGTGTGCCGTGCTGCGCGCGGGCTACACCTGCGTGAACGTCAACCCGCTGTACACGGCGCGCGAGCTGGAACACCAGCTCAAGGACTCCGGCGCCACGGCCATCGTCGTCCTCGAGAACTTTGCCGCCACGCTCGAGCAGGTGATCGAGCGCACGCCGGTCAAGCACGTGGTGATGACCGCGATGGGCGACCTGCTCGGCGGGCTGTACGGCACGTGGATCACGGTGGCCGTGCGCCACCTGGCCAAGATGGTGCCGCCCTACAAGCTGCCGCTGAGCGAAGGCCGTACGGTCACGCCGTTCAAGCAAGCGATTGCCGATGGCCGCGGGCGCACGCTCGGACCCGACCAGAGCACGCTCGATTCCATCGCCTTCCTGCAGTACACGGGTGGCACCACCGGTTTGTCGAAGGGTGCGGTGCTGACCCACCGCAACATCGTCGCCGCCACGCTGCAAGCCGAAGCCTGGTTCACACCGGCGCTGGCGCGGGCCGGCGACCTCGCGAAGGTCAACAGCATCGCGGCGCTGCCGCTGTATCACATCTTCGCGCTGACGCTGTGCCTGCTGGTGATCCGCCAGGGCTCGCACATGACGCTGATTCCGAACCCGCGCGACTTCAACAAGTTCGTCGCTGTGCTGAAGAAGCGGCCCTTCCACATGCTGCCGGCCGTGAACACCTTGTTCAACGCGCTGCTGATGCACCCGGAGTTCAAGACGGTCGACTTCTCCACGCTGTTCGTGTCGCAGGCCGGCGGCATGGCGGCCTCCGAAGGCACGGCGCGCAAGTGGTTCGAGGCCACCGGCTGCCCGATGATCGAAGGCTGGGGCATGAGCGAAACCTGCGCGATCGGCACCAACAACCCGGTGTCGAACACGAAGTTCACGGGCACCATCGGCCTGCCGTTGCCGAGCATTGAGATCGCGATCAAAGACGATGAAGGCCAATCGCTGCCGATCGGCCAGGCGGGCGAACTCTGCATCAAGGGTCCGAACGTGATGACCGGCTACTACAACCAGCCCGCCGAGACGGCGGCCGCCTTCACGGCCGACGGCTTCATGCGCACCGGCGACATCGCCGTGATGCAGGAAGACGGCTACAGCCGGATCGTCGACCGCAAGAAGGACATGATTCTCGTGAGCGGTTTCAACGTGTTCCCCAACGAGCTGGAGAACGTGATCTCGCTGTGCCCGGGGGTTGTCGAATGCGCGGCGGTCGGCGTGCCGGACGAGAAGCAAGGCGAAGCCATCAAGGTCTTCGTGGTCCGCAGGGACCCGACGCTGACGGAAGACGCCGTGCTCCAGTATTGCAACGGACAGCTCACCGGCTACAAGCGGCCGAAGCACATCGAGTTCCGCGAGTCGCTGCCCAAGACCAACGTGGGGAAGATCCTGCGGCGCGAGCTGCGCACCAGCGCCGGTGCCTGACGGCGTGGGGCACGGGGAAGCCAGCGCCGGACTGCCGGCGAATGTCGTCGTGTTCGAACGGGGCTGGCTGTCGTCGAACAACATCCTGTTCGTCGGCGCGCGGGAAACGGCGCTGGTGGACACGGGGTATGCCACGCACGCCGATCAGACGCTGGCCTTGGTGGAGTCTGTGTTGGGAGAGCGTCCGCTTGATCGGGTACTGAACACGCATCTGCACAGTGATCACTGTGGGGGGAATGCGGCTTTGCAGCAGCGCTATCCGTCGATGCGAACGGACATTCCGCCTGGAGAAGCGGCGCTGGTCGAGCGATGGGATGCGCAAGGTCTGAGTTTTCTTGCAACGGGGCAGAGTTGCCCGCGTTTTGGCTTCACTGGATTGCTCGAGCCAGGCACTGAATGCCTGCTGGGAGACAGCGCGTGGCAAGTGCATGGCGCTCCGGGCCACGATCCGCATTCGGTGATCCTGTTCGATCCGGTGTCGCGGACCCTGATTTCAGCAGATGCGCTGTGGGAAAACGGGTTCGGCATCGCCTTTCCCGAGCTGATGGGCGAACCTTCGTTCGGAGATATCGCAGCTACGCTCGATTTGATCGAGAAGTTGGCACCCCTGCAGGTGATTCCAGGTCATGGCGGAGTCTTTGTCGATGTCGACCGAGCTTTGGAGACGGCGCGCCGGCGTTTAGCTGGCTTGCAGCGAGACCCGATCAAGCACGCGCGCCATGCGATGAAGGTGTTGATGAAGTTCAAGCTGCTGGAGTTGCATGCGGTGTCGCACGCTGAGTGGGGAGCGTGGCTTGAGGGCACGCCGTATTTCGAGCTGATTCGAGCTCGATTCTTTGCGGGTGAGACGCTGGTCGATCTGACGGCGGACTTGCTGTCGGAGCTGATTGCAGTTGGCGCAGCGCAATCCGATGCTTTGGGAGTTCGCAACGCCTGATTGGCCGTTGTTTGCCGCAATAAAAAAGCGCCACCTCTTTCGAGTTGGCGCTTTTTCTTTGTCTGTCTATTCGCTTGTTCTTGTTTTGCGAGCTCTTCGTCCTTGCGTCGCGCAAAGCAAAAAACCCCAGTCATTGCTGACTGGGGTTTTCTGGGCTGTAAGAGCCTGACGATGACCTACTTTCACACGGGAACCCGCACTATCATCGGCGCTGATTCGTTTCACTGTCCTGTTCGGGATGGGAAGGAGTGGTACCAAATCGCTATGGTCATCAGGCATAAAGGGTTGTCCGATTGATCACACGATCAATCAAACGAATTCATAGAGTTTGGAATCAGCTTTTGGCGAATTATTTTGAATGCGTCAACTTGGCATAACACCTTGATCAGATTGATCAAAGTTATAGGGTCAAGCCGCACGAGCAATTAGTATCAGTTAGCTTAACGCATTACTGCGCTTCCACACCTGACCTATCAACGTCCTGGTCTTGAACGACTCTTTAGGGGGCTCAAGGCCCCGGCAGATCTCATCTTGAAACGAGTTTCCCGCTTAGATGCTTTCAGCGGTTATCTCTTCCACACTTAGCTACTCGGCAATGCCACTGGCGTGACAACCGATACACCAGAGGTGTGTCCACTCCGGTCCTCTCGTACTAGGAGCAGGCTTCCTCAAATCTGCAGCGCCCACGGAAGATAGGGACCAAACTGTCTCACGACGTTTTAAACCCAGCTCACGTACCTCTTTAAATGGCGAACAGCCATACCCTTGGGACCGGCTACAGCCCCAGGATGAGATGAGCCGACATCGAGGTGCCAAACACCGCCGTCGATATGAACTCTTGGGCGGTATCAGCCTGTTATCCCCAGAGTACCTTTTATCCGTTGAGCGATGGCCCTTCCATACAGAACCACCGGATCACTATGTCCTGCTTTCGCATCTGCTCGACTTGTCAGTCTCGCAGTTAAGCACGCTTATGCCATTGCACTATCGTCACGATGTCCGACCGTAACTAGCGTACCTTCGAACTCCTCCGTTACGCTTTGGGAGGAGACCGCCCCAGTCAAACTGCCTACCATGCACTGTCCCCGATCCAGATAATGGACCTAGGTTAGAACCTCAAACACACCAGGGTGGTATTTCAACGTTGGCTCCACAAGATCTAGCGACCCTGCTTCAAAGCCTCCCACCTATCCTACACAGATCTGTTCAAAGTCCAATACAAAGCTACAGTAAAGGTTCATGGGGTCTTTCCGTCTTTCCGCGGGGAGATTGCATCATCACAAACATTTCAACTTCGCTGAGTCTCAGGAGGAGACAGTGTGGCCATCGTTACGCCATTCGTGCAGGTCGGAACTTACCCGACAAGGAATTTCGCTACCTTAGGACCGTTATAGTTACGGCCGCCGTTTACTGGGACTTCAATCAAGAGCTTGCACCCCATCATTTAATCTTCCAGCACCGGGCAGGCGTCACACCCTATACGTCCACTTTCGTGTTTGCAGAGTGCTGTGTTTTTAATAAACAGTCGCAGCCACCGATTTTTTGCAACCCATTCATGCTTCGTTGTTCACTACACACTAATAGGGCACACCTTCTTCCGAAGTTACGGTGTCAATTTGCCGAGTTCCTTCTCCTGAGTTCTCTCAAGCGCCTTAGAATACTCATCTCGCGCACCAGTGTCGGTTTGCGGTACGGTCGTTGTTAGCTGAAGCTTAGTGGCTTTTCCTGGAACCTCGTTCAGTCACTTCACGGACAAGTCCGCTCGATCGTTGGCCTCGGTATATGTGCACCGGATTTGCCTAATGCACGCCTACATCCAACTAAACCAGAATAATCCAATAACTGGATGACCTATTAAGATCCGTCCCCACATCGCACTAACAATCGGTACAGGAATATTGACCTGTTTCCCATCAGCTACGCATCTCTGCCTCGCCTTAGGGGCCGACTCACTCTACGCCGATGAACGTTGCGTAGAAAACCTTGCGCTTACGGCGAGGGGGCTTTTCACCCCCTTTAACGCTACTCATGTCAGCATTCGCACTTCTGATACCTCCAGCACGCTTTACAACGCACCTTCACAGGCTTACAGAACGCTCTCCTACCACTTGCAATAAATTGCAAATCCGCAGCTTCGGTAACTGGCTTAGCCCCGTTACATCTTCCGCGCAGGACGACTCGATCAGTGAGCTATTACGCTTTCTTTAAATGATGGCTGCTTCTAAGCCAACATCCTGACTGTTTTAGCCTTCCCACTTCGTTTCCCACTTAGCCAATTTTAGGGACCTTAGCTGGCGGTCTGGGTTGTTTCCCTCTTGAGTCCGGACGTTAGCACCCGGTGCTCTGTCTCCCAAGCTGTACTCATCGGTATTCGGAGTTTGCCTTGGTTTGGTAAGTCGCCATGACCCCCTAGCCAAAACAGTGCTCTACCCCCGATGGTAATACTTGAGGCACTACCTAAATAGTTTTCGGAGAGAACCAGCTATTTCCAAGTTTGTTTAGCCTTTCACCCCTATCCACAGCTCATCCGCTAGTTTTGCAACACTAGTCGGTTCGGACCTCCAGTACCTGTTACGGCACCTTCATCCTGGCCATGGATAGATCACTTGGTTTCGGGTCTACA
Encoded here:
- a CDS encoding transporter substrate-binding domain-containing protein, with amino-acid sequence MRHASSSTVVTSFVAAAAAAVVLSGCASAPPAAGPGASHLDTVQKAAVLLICTPGDYRPFSFQKADASFEGIDVDLMAGFSASLGAKPEWVKTTWANLLPDLAAGKCDIAVGGVSVTTDRQKRAFFSAPYMVNGKTPIARCADVAKYQSVAAIDQPSTRVIFNPGGSNERFARTNFKQAKLTLHGENVTIFDEILANRVDVFVTESAEAITQQKLKPGLCAVNPDKPLQYGEMAWMLPRDDVAFKSYVDQWLHLQQAGGDFQRVMDRWLK
- a CDS encoding GNAT family N-acetyltransferase produces the protein MLTAKTLLKASLGLGSFLKAPMVEAQPRAVSAPPPVMVPIRSIGPRERERIARHLLDLTPHDRYLRFGYAAADEQVLRYVEGLDFDRDELFGIYNRRLDLIAMAHVAYAPGDEHSDCAEFGVSVSAHARGRGYGARLFERAVVAARNEGVGMLFIHALSENAAMLKIARNAGATVVRSGSESEAHLQLPTATFDSRMSEIALEHYAAVDFALKSRAKQFWAFLASVQEVRSGMREARGKSAP
- a CDS encoding HlyC/CorC family transporter; its protein translation is MADPHPERAPVEREDKRGFLQKLAEFIHPGPDSRDELIETLADAEDNEVIGAESRVMLEGVLRMADMTAGDVMVAAPRMDLVNIDAPFDALLHSVIQTAHSRFPVYEGEKENIIGILLAKDLLKLQRAPGLNIRALLRPATFVPESKGLNDLLREFRGNRNHLAIVIDEFGRVAGLITIEDVLEQIVGEIEDEFDIAEDEGDIFGLADHTYRVSGDTPIERVAEAFGIVFNEEQLSEDFDTIGGLIAHEMGHVPKRGEHHAIGGFDFVVLHTKGGAVRWFRVSPARGGDAAD
- the phhA gene encoding phenylalanine 4-monooxygenase; its protein translation is MDTPAAVVTPAVYGASDRPPRGDYSRGGSVQADYTCPQDWASYTAADHDTYKRLYERQAAQLPGLACDAFIQALPLLGVKDRIPRFEELNERLHRATGWEIVAVPGLIPELPFFTLLANRKFPVTDWIRKPEEFDYIVEPDVFHDLFGHVPMLFDPTFADYVQRYGQGGMKAHELGAGEKLARLYWYTVEFGLIRQPEGLRAYGAGILSSVGELQHAVRSPEPHRLPLDLLRTMRTQYKIDTYQANYFVIENFAQLFDLTAPDFTPLYRALEVEADIPAGVLLPGESGNA
- the hppD gene encoding 4-hydroxyphenylpyruvate dioxygenase, which produces MSHTDAPAFTPWENPMGTDGFEFIEYAAPDPVAMGQVFERMGFVAIAKHRHKNVLLYRQGTINFILNAEPDSFAQRFAREHGPSVCAIAFRVQDAKQAYERATALGAWGFADKAGPGELNIPAIKGIGDSLIYLVDRWPGKNGAQPGDIGNIGFYDVDFEALPGVSSQDALTRKGNGLTYIDHLTHNVYRGRMDVWANFYEKLFNFREVKYFDIEGQVTGVKSKAMTSPCGKIRIPINEEGKEQAGQIQEYLDMYKGEGIQHIAMGSDDLYESVDALRANGVTLLDTIDTYYELIDKRIPEHGESVAELKKRKILIDGKKDALLLQIFSENQLGPIFFEFIQRKGDDGFGNGNFKALFESIELDQMRRGVLSAAK
- a CDS encoding Lrp/AsnC family transcriptional regulator, whose translation is MEALDKIDRLILRMLQADGRATYDQIAEQVSLSPSAVLRRVKRLEEHKVIDRYVALVQPEAVGLGLTAYLNVRLEKHTESHKRNPMDLFRASVQTWPEVVECAALTGDMDYLLRVVVADMAHYSRFIMDTLLKHPSVQDCKTSFVLDRVKATTSVPV
- a CDS encoding AMP-binding protein, translating into MQTSAQQNYPAGVPHEIHPEQYRSLPHMFDEAFGRYKDRPFSVCMERWMSYGELDELSKAMGAWLQSRGLEPGARVAIMLPNVPQFAVTMCAVLRAGYTCVNVNPLYTARELEHQLKDSGATAIVVLENFAATLEQVIERTPVKHVVMTAMGDLLGGLYGTWITVAVRHLAKMVPPYKLPLSEGRTVTPFKQAIADGRGRTLGPDQSTLDSIAFLQYTGGTTGLSKGAVLTHRNIVAATLQAEAWFTPALARAGDLAKVNSIAALPLYHIFALTLCLLVIRQGSHMTLIPNPRDFNKFVAVLKKRPFHMLPAVNTLFNALLMHPEFKTVDFSTLFVSQAGGMAASEGTARKWFEATGCPMIEGWGMSETCAIGTNNPVSNTKFTGTIGLPLPSIEIAIKDDEGQSLPIGQAGELCIKGPNVMTGYYNQPAETAAAFTADGFMRTGDIAVMQEDGYSRIVDRKKDMILVSGFNVFPNELENVISLCPGVVECAAVGVPDEKQGEAIKVFVVRRDPTLTEDAVLQYCNGQLTGYKRPKHIEFRESLPKTNVGKILRRELRTSAGA
- a CDS encoding MBL fold metallo-hydrolase → MPDGVGHGEASAGLPANVVVFERGWLSSNNILFVGARETALVDTGYATHADQTLALVESVLGERPLDRVLNTHLHSDHCGGNAALQQRYPSMRTDIPPGEAALVERWDAQGLSFLATGQSCPRFGFTGLLEPGTECLLGDSAWQVHGAPGHDPHSVILFDPVSRTLISADALWENGFGIAFPELMGEPSFGDIAATLDLIEKLAPLQVIPGHGGVFVDVDRALETARRRLAGLQRDPIKHARHAMKVLMKFKLLELHAVSHAEWGAWLEGTPYFELIRARFFAGETLVDLTADLLSELIAVGAAQSDALGVRNA